The genome window CCTGCAGCGCCGCTACCACCAGCGCGTGGTCGTCGGCCTGCGCCAGGCCGGAAACGCTCACCGTGCCGACCAGTCCCACGCCGCGTATGAGCAGGGGGAATGCGCCGCCGTGGCCCGCGTACTCGATGTCATCGAGGTATTTCACGTCTTCGAAGGTGCTGCCGCGGCTTTTATACGAGATGCCCATGTAGTAGGAGCTGTGGCAAAAGCGCTGCACCGTCTGGTTCTTGCGGCGTATCCAGTCTGCCTGGTCGGCCGTGGCGCCCGTCATGGCGTGGTGGAACAGGACTTGGCCGTTGCGCGTGATGTTCACGGTGACGGCCTTGCCCCGCTTGCGCACTTCTTCAACGATCCACAGGCCCACGGCCAGCGCGGCGTCGTTGTCGAAGCGTTCGAATTGCAGGGATTCTTCCTGTTGCGCGAGTGTTTGCAGCAAATCGGCGTAATGATCCATCGTCAGGGAGTCAAGTAGTGGCTGAGAGCGCTACTGTAGCGCAGCATGGGGGCATTTTGTTAATGGGGCTAAAATAGGCGGCATGAACCTGTCCCTGTTTGCCGATGAAGACCAGGCCCCGGCCGGCCCCGCGCCGCTGGTGCCGGGCTCGTCCGCGTCGGTCCTGCTGCGCGCTTTTGCGCTGCCGTATCTGTCCGAGCTGCTGCCGGCGCTGGACGCCATCGTGCTGGCGGCGCCGCTGCGCCACATGGCCACGCCGGGCGGCTTGCGCATGTCCGTTGCCATGAGCAATTGCGGCGCCCAGGGCTGGATCACGGATGGACGCGGCTACCGCTATGCGCGGCTCGATCCGGCCAGCGGTCGTCCCTGGCCGCCGATGCCGCCCGTGTTCCTGCGCCTGGCGCGGGAGGCGGCGCTGGCGGCCGGCTATGCGGGCTTCACGCCCGACGCTTGCCTGGTCAACCGCTATGCGCCCGGTGCGCGCATGGCCTTGCACCAGGACCGCGATGAATGCGATTTCACCGCGCCCATCGTTTCCGTCTCGCTTGGTTTACCCGCCACCTTCCTGTTCGGCGGCGCCGAGCGGGCCGACAAGGCGGCTCGCATTCCTTTGCTGCATGGCGACGTGGTGGTGTGGGGCGGCCCTGACCGTCTGCGCTTCCACGGCGTGGCGCCGCTGAAGGAAGGCGAACACGTGGTGCTGGGCGCGCAGCGCATCAATCTGACGTTTCGCAAGGCTGCCTGAGCTGGCGCCACGGCGTGGCCGGCTTGAGGATGTAGTGCGCATGCACATGGCGCCACGGAATGGCCAGGTAGACCAGCACCACGAACGCGCATTCAAACGCGGTTGCTGCGGTGGCGGGATCGATCTGGCCGTTCAGCCATTGCGGCAGCGGCACGAGCAGC of Janthinobacterium sp. PAMC25594 contains these proteins:
- a CDS encoding heme-degrading domain-containing protein; protein product: MDHYADLLQTLAQQEESLQFERFDNDAALAVGLWIVEEVRKRGKAVTVNITRNGQVLFHHAMTGATADQADWIRRKNQTVQRFCHSSYYMGISYKSRGSTFEDVKYLDDIEYAGHGGAFPLLIRGVGLVGTVSVSGLAQADDHALVVAALQAQLER
- the alkB gene encoding DNA oxidative demethylase AlkB, coding for MNLSLFADEDQAPAGPAPLVPGSSASVLLRAFALPYLSELLPALDAIVLAAPLRHMATPGGLRMSVAMSNCGAQGWITDGRGYRYARLDPASGRPWPPMPPVFLRLAREAALAAGYAGFTPDACLVNRYAPGARMALHQDRDECDFTAPIVSVSLGLPATFLFGGAERADKAARIPLLHGDVVVWGGPDRLRFHGVAPLKEGEHVVLGAQRINLTFRKAA